The DNA region ACTTACACTTACAAATAATCCTTTGACCTACACTAAATTTCTTATTTTTAGAGtttaattaatattagtaataaatcaaataaaaataaaatcatatacaaaatattttttttggaaacaaaAGAATCTTACTGAATAAAAGAGAGCCCCATGAGAACAACTCTCTCATGgagtaaaaaaaatacccaAAAGATAAGTGAAACACCCCTTGGATGATCGACCAAAGAAAGAGCCTCACTAAAACCTTTtctaggaaaaacccaatgggaaaaaccctagagaaggaaaaaaagtaCACAAATCTTTAGCCAACCAATGTTCCAATACCAAAAAACCAAAGGAAAATAACATACAAACAAAAACCCAGTAGACAAAAAAACCAAGAAGCTAACTAGACTCAAGGTTTCCAATCCCCAGTAGCAATGCAAGTTAACTGCCAGACTTGTGTGAGAGCAACAAACATAACTAAATAGTTACTAGCCAATATTTTTAATCTTGAAAAATGTGATATTAATATTTAGATATTAAAGTTTGggatttttaaataaaatatgatatgAATTCGACATTAAAATTTCTACTAACCCTTTGCCTCCACTTAGTTTTTTGTTTACTATTTAGTTACTATTTACACATCAAATAAAAGTCAAATATCAGTTACGAAATTCCATAAGACATGATAAATTTTCTTGGGAATTATAATATCAGTTACAGAATTTTACAGGAcatgaaaaattattatcatGGATTCACTCTGCTCTTCTTGCCGCCGCCACCGCCGCAATGGGACGTGTGATCCGTGCTCAGCGTAAAGGTGCAGGCTCCGTGTTCAAATCTCACACCCACCACCGCAAGGGACCGGCAAGGTTCCGCAGCCTCGACTTCGGGGAACGGAACGGTTACCTCAAAGGTGTTGTCACCGACGTGATCCACGACCCCGGTCGCGGTGCGCCGCTCGCCAAGGTCGCATTCCGCCACCCCTTCCGTTACAAGAAGCAGAACGAGCTCTTCGTTGCCGCCGAGGGAATGTACACCGGCCAGTTCATCTTCTGCGGGAAGAAAGCCACCCTTGTCGTCGGTAACGTCCTTCCCATCAGGTCTATCCCTGAAGGTGCCGTTATCTGCAACGTCGAGCACCACGTTGGCGATCGCGGTGTGTTTGCTAGGTGCTCTGGTGATTACGCCATTGTCATCAGTCACAATCCTGATAATGATACTTCCAGGATAAAGCTTCCATCTGGTGCGAAGAAGATTGTTCCGAGTGACTGTAGGGCGATGATTGGGCAAGTTGCGG from Lotus japonicus ecotype B-129 chromosome 2, LjGifu_v1.2 includes:
- the LOC130735175 gene encoding 60S ribosomal protein L8-3, whose translation is MGRVIRAQRKGAGSVFKSHTHHRKGPARFRSLDFGERNGYLKGVVTDVIHDPGRGAPLAKVAFRHPFRYKKQNELFVAAEGMYTGQFIFCGKKATLVVGNVLPIRSIPEGAVICNVEHHVGDRGVFARCSGDYAIVISHNPDNDTSRIKLPSGAKKIVPSDCRAMIGQVAGGGRTEKPLLKAGNAYHKFRVKRNCWPKVRGVAMNPVEHPHGGGNHQHIGHASTVRRDAPPGQKVGLIAAKRTGRLRGQAAATAAKADKV